The Thermocrinis ruber genome has a window encoding:
- a CDS encoding N-glycosylase/DNA lyase, which yields MFEDVLLAKEKVGSFVRRRLEEFENLGRFGETYFNFKPFLDAEYKADLFSELCFCLLTANSSASLGIKAQMQIGTEGFKTLSLEELTEILSSLGHRFARQRAERIVKARESFHRTLELLKNGSSPQELRDLLSDACSKYKVEGFGLKEASHFLRNIGYKDVAIIDRHIFRFLKEKKLIPDYKTVTRKIYLQSEKVLKEVAQGLGMSLAELDLYVFYLKTGKVLK from the coding sequence GTGTTTGAGGATGTCCTTCTGGCAAAGGAAAAAGTTGGAAGCTTTGTCCGTAGAAGGCTGGAGGAGTTTGAGAACTTGGGAAGGTTTGGAGAGACCTACTTTAACTTTAAGCCCTTTTTAGATGCGGAGTATAAGGCGGACCTATTCTCGGAACTTTGCTTTTGCTTGCTAACTGCCAACTCCTCCGCAAGCCTTGGCATAAAGGCACAGATGCAAATAGGAACAGAGGGATTTAAAACTTTGAGCTTGGAAGAGCTAACAGAAATTCTCTCTTCCCTTGGTCATAGGTTTGCCCGCCAAAGGGCAGAAAGGATCGTAAAGGCAAGGGAAAGCTTTCACAGAACCTTAGAGCTTTTAAAGAATGGCTCAAGCCCGCAAGAACTCAGGGACCTTCTAAGTGATGCTTGCTCCAAATACAAAGTGGAAGGCTTTGGGCTAAAGGAAGCGTCCCATTTTTTGCGAAACATCGGCTACAAGGATGTGGCAATAATAGACAGACACATATTCAGGTTTTTGAAAGAGAAAAAGCTCATTCCAGACTACAAAACCGTAACGAGGAAAATATACCTTCAGTCGGAGAAGGTCCTCAAGGAAGTGGCACAAGGGCTTGGCATGAGCTTGGCAGAACTTGACCTTTATGTGTTCTATCTAAAGACGGGAAAGGTGTTAAAGTAG
- a CDS encoding ArsA family ATPase gives MFGGKGGVGKSTLACALALWLSEKGKTLLASLDPAHSLSGILKTSVGSSITQVLPNLYAVELDAQSLARSYVDRVLKGLEEILSPSVLEGAKRFASLISSSPTSLETAVFDKLSELLPQYEYVVLDFAPTGQVLRFFDSLNLVQEWLEFLVQLSHRQEEIDRFMNRKRNLPQLLKERLQKVKFLAETLREKGLLFAVARQEPLALQEAQMLEKNTFIKTKRVINCSEEPTEGLSIPRVEDPYGIENLKKIPIEKLALL, from the coding sequence ATGTTTGGAGGGAAGGGTGGCGTTGGCAAAAGCACCTTAGCCTGTGCCTTAGCCCTGTGGCTTTCTGAGAAGGGCAAAACCCTTTTGGCTTCCTTGGACCCGGCACATTCTCTTTCTGGCATACTCAAAACATCGGTAGGAAGCAGTATTACTCAAGTTCTCCCAAATCTTTATGCAGTGGAGCTTGATGCCCAAAGCTTAGCCCGGAGCTATGTGGATAGGGTTTTAAAGGGCTTGGAGGAGATTCTTTCTCCCTCTGTCTTGGAGGGTGCAAAAAGGTTTGCGTCCTTGATCTCCTCCTCTCCCACCTCTTTGGAAACTGCAGTCTTTGACAAACTTTCTGAGCTCTTGCCCCAGTATGAGTATGTGGTTTTGGACTTTGCGCCCACTGGACAGGTGCTCAGGTTCTTTGACTCTCTAAACTTGGTTCAAGAGTGGCTTGAGTTTTTGGTTCAGCTCAGCCATCGGCAGGAGGAGATAGACCGGTTTATGAACAGAAAGAGAAACCTACCCCAACTTCTCAAAGAAAGGCTCCAAAAGGTAAAGTTCTTGGCGGAAACCTTAAGGGAAAAGGGATTGCTCTTTGCGGTGGCAAGGCAGGAACCCTTAGCCCTCCAAGAGGCACAGATGTTAGAAAAGAACACTTTCATAAAAACAAAGAGGGTTATAAACTGCTCTGAAGAACCCACAGAAGGGCTCAGCATCCCAAGGGTAGAAGACCCCTACGGGATTGAAAACCTCAAAAAAATCCCCATAGAAAAGCTCGCCCTACTTTAA
- a CDS encoding c-type cytochrome, with amino-acid sequence MKKALMLLAVGLVSVSFASQQLAQQKGCMACHDLKAKKVGPSFADVAKKYAGKPDAVDYLAGKIKKGGAGVWGSVPMPPQNVSDAEAKQLAQWILSVK; translated from the coding sequence ATGAAGAAGGCTCTCATGCTATTAGCAGTAGGTCTTGTAAGCGTATCCTTTGCCAGCCAACAGCTCGCCCAACAGAAGGGCTGTATGGCATGCCACGACCTGAAGGCAAAGAAGGTGGGACCTTCTTTCGCGGACGTAGCCAAGAAGTATGCAGGCAAGCCTGATGCGGTGGATTACTTGGCGGGTAAGATCAAGAAGGGCGGTGCTGGCGTTTGGGGTTCTGTACCAATGCCTCCTCAGAACGTGTCTGACGCAGAAGCCAAGCAACTTGCCCAGTGGATCTTGAGCGTAAAGTAA